A stretch of the Corynebacterium maris DSM 45190 genome encodes the following:
- a CDS encoding AEC family transporter, translated as MQGVLTGFAIIFAVIFVGWALSKRGVIGAGNQRLMFNRVAFYAATPALIFSSVAVSDPQFFLSPVVLVVSGATILTSVIYVVLSRMFFRQDVPTTTIGAAGASYYNSVNIGLPVSIYVLGNATHVIPTLLVQMALFTPVILAFLGSDSGEGTPLQQTWKSVRDAVLSPVVLASVAGLLVAVSGVTIPQPVMEPLEILGGASIPMILMSFGASLTAGGVLASKEHRPGAITATVLKVAGMPLVSWLLCLAFGVGPELTYAAVILSALPTAQNVYNYAATYQRGETIARDTVFLTTFLSMPAMVVIALLFGR; from the coding sequence ATGCAGGGCGTCCTCACTGGTTTCGCGATTATTTTCGCGGTGATCTTCGTCGGTTGGGCACTGTCCAAGCGGGGCGTGATCGGGGCCGGCAACCAGCGGCTGATGTTCAACCGGGTGGCGTTCTACGCGGCCACCCCGGCGTTGATCTTTTCGTCGGTGGCGGTCTCCGACCCGCAGTTCTTCCTCTCGCCGGTGGTGTTGGTGGTCAGCGGGGCGACGATCCTGACGTCGGTGATTTATGTGGTTCTGTCGCGGATGTTCTTTCGCCAGGACGTGCCCACCACCACGATCGGCGCCGCCGGGGCCAGCTACTACAATTCCGTGAACATCGGCCTGCCCGTGAGCATCTACGTGCTCGGCAACGCCACGCACGTGATCCCGACGCTGCTGGTGCAGATGGCGCTGTTCACCCCGGTCATCCTCGCGTTCCTCGGGTCGGATTCCGGGGAGGGGACGCCGCTGCAGCAGACCTGGAAGTCGGTGCGCGACGCCGTCCTCTCCCCCGTCGTGCTGGCGTCGGTGGCGGGCCTGCTCGTCGCGGTCTCCGGGGTGACGATCCCGCAGCCGGTGATGGAGCCGCTGGAGATCCTCGGCGGCGCATCCATCCCGATGATCCTCATGAGCTTCGGCGCCTCGCTGACCGCGGGCGGGGTGTTGGCGTCGAAGGAGCACCGCCCCGGCGCGATCACGGCGACGGTGCTCAAGGTGGCGGGGATGCCGCTGGTCTCCTGGTTGCTCTGTCTGGCGTTCGGCGTGGGCCCGGAGTTGACGTACGCGGCGGTGATTTTGTCGGCGCTGCCGACGGCGCAGAACGTGTACAACTACGCGGCCACGTATCAGCGCGGGGAGACGATCGCGCGCGACACGGTCTTTTTGACCACGTTCTTGTCGATGCCGGCGATGGTGGTCATCGCCTTGCTGTTCGGACGTTAG
- a CDS encoding 1,4-dihydroxy-2-naphthoate polyprenyltransferase has product MSEARHYPATARDWWQAARPHTWANAFSPVIAGTGAAAFSGGHHWGRALLAFIVAWALIVGVNYANDYSDGVRGTDEDRTGPARLTGGRLADPAHVKRAAFAAFGVAGAAGIALSLWSAWWLIVFGALCILAAWFYTGGKNPYGYRGLGEVAVFVFFGLVAVLGTEFTQSGRVTWVGLALAVAVGAISASVNLANNIRDIPSDAETGKITLAVTLGDARARQLFTTLSTAPFVVSVLLIPAFWPAVIGALASPLVFPGIRRMNQGATGKDLIPVIGSNGKAMLAWSVLTAGALFVGGLA; this is encoded by the coding sequence ATGTCCGAAGCACGTCACTACCCCGCAACGGCCCGCGACTGGTGGCAGGCCGCCCGCCCCCACACCTGGGCCAACGCCTTCTCCCCCGTCATCGCCGGCACCGGCGCCGCCGCCTTCTCCGGCGGCCACCACTGGGGCCGCGCCCTGCTCGCGTTCATCGTCGCGTGGGCGTTGATCGTCGGCGTCAACTACGCCAACGACTACTCCGACGGCGTCCGCGGCACCGACGAAGACCGCACCGGCCCGGCGCGGTTGACCGGCGGGCGCCTGGCCGATCCCGCCCACGTGAAACGGGCGGCGTTCGCGGCCTTCGGCGTCGCCGGGGCGGCCGGGATCGCGTTGAGTCTGTGGTCGGCGTGGTGGCTGATCGTCTTCGGCGCGCTGTGCATCCTCGCCGCGTGGTTCTACACCGGCGGCAAAAACCCCTACGGCTACCGCGGGTTGGGTGAGGTCGCCGTCTTCGTGTTCTTCGGCCTCGTCGCGGTGTTGGGCACGGAGTTCACCCAGTCGGGGCGTGTGACCTGGGTGGGGCTCGCCCTGGCGGTGGCGGTCGGCGCGATCTCCGCGTCGGTGAACCTGGCCAACAACATCCGCGACATTCCCTCGGATGCGGAGACCGGCAAGATCACCCTCGCCGTGACACTCGGCGACGCCCGCGCCCGCCAGCTGTTCACCACCTTGTCCACCGCGCCCTTCGTCGTCTCCGTGCTGCTGATCCCCGCCTTCTGGCCCGCCGTCATCGGCGCGCTGGCGTCCCCGTTGGTCTTTCCCGGCATCCGCCGCATGAACCAGGGTGCGACCGGCAAGGACCTCATCCCGGTGATCGGCTCCAACGGCAAGGCCATGCTCGCCTGGTCCGTGCTCACCGCCGGCGCGTTGTTCGTGGGGGGTCTCGCCTGA
- the menE gene encoding o-succinylbenzoate--CoA ligase, which produces MTHTLELLPVDPHRPAAILSDLEEAISGQRSFLPVPAHDRTRTDQLRTTLSPGTDIDAGVALVVATSGSTGRPKGAQLTPVNLVASADATHQFLGGPGQWLLAMPAHHIAGLQVLVRSLVAGVDPLTVDVSAGFHVLDFADAAAELARTGDRLYTSLSPMQLAKAMNSLAGIEALRVFDAVLVGGAATNPRLLTAARELRIHVVTTYGSSETAGGCVYDGAPLPGVKIRVDDGRITLGGPMIAAGYRGLPGHEAFAEEGWFRTSDGGELVDGHLTVTGRLDAVIDSGGLKLHPEVLEKEMLSLPGVDGACVVGIPHERFGQAIVAAYEGSAERADVLEGLDHLPRWQIPKDLRRVEKLPVTGPGKVDRQAVTRLFSGD; this is translated from the coding sequence GTGACCCACACCCTGGAACTCCTGCCCGTTGACCCCCACCGCCCGGCCGCCATCCTCAGCGACCTGGAGGAGGCGATCAGCGGGCAGCGCTCGTTCCTGCCCGTGCCCGCCCACGACCGCACCCGCACCGATCAGTTGCGCACCACCTTGTCGCCGGGCACCGACATCGACGCCGGCGTCGCCCTGGTCGTCGCCACCTCCGGCTCCACGGGCCGGCCCAAAGGCGCACAGCTGACCCCGGTCAACCTCGTCGCCAGCGCGGACGCCACGCATCAATTCCTCGGCGGCCCCGGCCAATGGCTGCTGGCCATGCCCGCCCACCACATCGCCGGCCTGCAGGTGCTGGTGCGCTCCCTAGTCGCGGGCGTGGACCCGCTGACCGTCGACGTCTCCGCCGGCTTCCACGTACTCGACTTCGCCGACGCCGCCGCCGAGCTCGCCCGCACCGGCGACCGCCTCTACACCTCGCTGTCGCCCATGCAACTGGCCAAGGCGATGAACTCCCTCGCCGGCATCGAGGCGCTGCGCGTGTTCGACGCCGTCCTCGTGGGCGGCGCCGCCACCAACCCGCGGCTGTTGACCGCCGCCCGCGAACTGCGCATCCACGTCGTGACCACCTACGGCTCCTCCGAGACCGCCGGCGGCTGCGTCTACGACGGCGCGCCCCTGCCCGGCGTAAAAATCCGCGTCGACGACGGGCGCATCACCCTCGGCGGACCGATGATCGCCGCCGGCTACCGCGGCCTGCCCGGCCACGAGGCCTTCGCCGAGGAAGGCTGGTTCCGGACCTCCGACGGCGGGGAGCTTGTCGACGGCCACCTCACCGTCACCGGCCGACTCGACGCGGTCATCGACTCCGGCGGCCTGAAACTGCACCCCGAGGTACTGGAAAAAGAAATGCTCTCGCTGCCGGGCGTGGACGGCGCGTGCGTCGTCGGCATCCCCCACGAGCGCTTCGGCCAGGCCATCGTCGCCGCCTACGAAGGGTCCGCGGAACGTGCGGACGTGCTCGAGGGGCTGGATCACCTGCCACGGTGGCAGATCCCGAAGGACCTGCGCCGCGTGGAGAAACTTCCGGTGACCGGACCCGGCAAGGTGGATCGGCAAGCGGTCACACGGCTATTTTCTGGCGACTGA
- a CDS encoding DoxX family protein yields the protein MSTTNNAPTLLARLVIGVILIAHGYEKFAISGIEGIAGFFDSIGVPLASVAAPLTAAFEILAGVMIILGLFTRVISALTAVLMLLAALFAHLSAGIFVADGGWELVGAIGAAALMFTAAGAGAYSLDHAIKGRRSANPVTAATPADYATV from the coding sequence ATGTCAACAACAAATAATGCCCCCACCCTGCTCGCCCGCCTCGTCATCGGCGTCATCCTCATCGCGCACGGCTACGAGAAGTTCGCCATCTCCGGCATCGAAGGCATCGCCGGTTTCTTCGATTCCATCGGCGTGCCGCTCGCCTCTGTGGCCGCCCCACTGACCGCCGCCTTCGAGATCCTCGCCGGCGTCATGATCATCCTCGGTCTGTTCACCCGCGTCATCTCCGCCCTGACCGCCGTCCTCATGCTGCTCGCCGCCCTCTTCGCACACCTCAGCGCAGGCATCTTCGTTGCCGACGGCGGCTGGGAACTCGTCGGCGCGATCGGCGCGGCCGCCCTCATGTTCACCGCCGCCGGCGCCGGCGCCTACTCCCTCGACCATGCGATCAAGGGCCGCCGCTCCGCCAACCCCGTCACCGCCGCCACCCCTGCCGACTACGCCACCGTTTAG
- a CDS encoding YkvI family membrane protein: protein MLGQILRVALAFVGVIVGAGFASGQEIMQYFVGFGLNGMWGVAIAAVVMSVMALIILQLGSYFRATEHGRVFDRIANPTFSRLLDLGVLITLFSTGFVMFAGAGSNLNQQWGWPVWVGALIMVALVLAAGFLDVDKVTTVIGAITPFIIVFITVACLYVIFFVDRGPVDELNAAALEVGSTMPHWSVAAVNYVGFNLMVAVSMAIVIGGSMFSPQVAGRGGLLGGLLLSALIAVSAVTLFLAVETVGDDELPMLTLINDVHPALGQVMAIAVYGMIFNTALGMFYAFAKRLSVNRPERFRLWYFGSVGVGFLLSFFGFRNLVGYVYPILGYIGLLLIAIMLVAWVRERSRIAAESDRRLRLRDLWLAGREDEFMAEVDASNLDETQIRTAVRDGR, encoded by the coding sequence ATGCTTGGACAAATTCTCCGTGTCGCCCTCGCTTTCGTGGGCGTCATCGTCGGCGCAGGCTTCGCCTCCGGCCAAGAAATCATGCAGTACTTCGTCGGCTTCGGCCTCAACGGCATGTGGGGCGTGGCGATCGCCGCGGTCGTGATGAGCGTGATGGCGCTGATCATCCTGCAGCTCGGCAGCTACTTCCGCGCCACCGAGCACGGCAGGGTCTTCGACCGCATCGCCAACCCCACCTTCTCCCGCCTGCTGGACCTCGGCGTCTTGATCACCCTGTTCTCCACGGGCTTCGTGATGTTCGCCGGCGCCGGTTCCAACCTCAACCAGCAGTGGGGCTGGCCGGTGTGGGTCGGCGCGCTGATCATGGTGGCGCTCGTGCTGGCCGCCGGGTTCCTCGACGTGGACAAGGTCACCACCGTCATCGGCGCGATCACCCCGTTCATCATCGTTTTCATCACCGTCGCCTGCCTGTACGTGATCTTCTTCGTCGACCGCGGCCCCGTCGACGAGCTCAACGCCGCGGCCCTGGAGGTCGGTTCCACAATGCCGCACTGGTCCGTGGCCGCCGTCAACTACGTCGGCTTCAACCTCATGGTGGCCGTGTCCATGGCGATCGTCATCGGCGGCAGCATGTTCAGCCCGCAGGTCGCCGGCCGCGGCGGGCTGCTCGGCGGCCTGCTGCTCTCGGCGCTGATCGCCGTCTCCGCGGTCACGCTCTTCCTCGCGGTGGAGACCGTCGGCGACGACGAACTTCCCATGCTCACCCTGATCAACGACGTCCACCCGGCGCTCGGCCAGGTCATGGCGATCGCGGTCTACGGCATGATCTTCAACACCGCGCTGGGCATGTTCTACGCCTTCGCCAAGCGGCTGTCCGTCAACCGCCCCGAGCGCTTCCGCCTCTGGTACTTCGGCTCCGTGGGCGTCGGCTTCCTGCTGTCCTTCTTCGGGTTCCGCAACCTCGTCGGCTACGTCTACCCGATCCTCGGCTACATCGGCCTGCTGCTCATCGCGATCATGCTCGTCGCCTGGGTCCGGGAGCGCAGCCGCATCGCCGCCGAGTCCGACCGTCGTCTGCGTCTGCGCGACCTGTGGCTGGCCGGTCGCGAAGACGAGTTCATGGCGGAGGTCGACGCCTCCAACTTGGACGAGACCCAGATTCGCACCGCGGTGCGCGACGGGCGCTAG
- a CDS encoding alkylphosphonate utilization protein, protein MSDHIPPCPECDSEYTYEDGSSVVCPMCGHEWIPGAADDATAAEEAAPTFRDAVGNELIDGDTVTTTENLPVKGGSPIKRGTKVAKIKLLDVPVNGHDISATVPGAGQMYLKTSVVKKV, encoded by the coding sequence ATGTCAGATCACATTCCCCCGTGCCCAGAGTGCGACAGCGAATACACCTACGAGGACGGCTCCAGCGTCGTGTGCCCGATGTGCGGCCATGAATGGATCCCCGGCGCCGCCGATGACGCCACCGCCGCGGAGGAGGCCGCCCCTACTTTCCGCGACGCGGTGGGCAACGAGCTCATCGACGGCGACACCGTCACCACCACCGAAAACCTGCCGGTCAAGGGCGGCTCCCCGATCAAGCGCGGCACGAAGGTCGCCAAGATCAAGCTTCTCGACGTCCCGGTCAACGGCCACGACATTTCCGCGACCGTGCCGGGCGCAGGCCAGATGTACTTGAAGACCTCCGTGGTCAAGAAGGTCTAG
- a CDS encoding HNH endonuclease produces MTALLATAQELTNDDLLHRLTHAHDEMTRQKAEFLLSLAEFDVRGLARDAGAPSTMRWLGRTFRLADKTAYEYLRIGKGVAKFPVIAAAFRDAELTYSQVRLLRHLTVANELELLSLALSLSYSELELALAGRDQGGGGADPERDSFRIWIDKKTGRYRFTGDLSPEMGAAFAAALKTGELANLRDLADVDEDLLADDDALGDLLDEADAPKEAEEPGDTPAVTRFGPPLNSNLLSGLFGMINLARCARTSTRRAPGAQVHVMLTEDGHAFMPSNPAAPADALISTLLNGEFRGHLLDSKGVTMKMGRARRLISHGQETALLARWLFQCAMPGCNHTRFLEFHHLQEFSRGGATDPENLVPLCSACHSLVTHGLVTFAFDPASPADLRFSFRDGSVYVSKNRGLPVRDAATESTLDRHKRPCPVGPTLNWDEEPMISFDDDPEENSAAAEKL; encoded by the coding sequence ATGACCGCCCTGCTCGCCACCGCCCAAGAACTGACCAACGACGACCTGTTGCACCGACTGACCCACGCCCACGACGAAATGACCCGTCAGAAAGCCGAGTTCCTCCTCTCCCTGGCGGAATTCGACGTCCGGGGGCTCGCGCGCGACGCCGGCGCACCCTCCACCATGCGGTGGCTGGGCCGAACATTCCGGCTCGCGGACAAAACCGCCTACGAATACCTTCGGATCGGCAAGGGGGTGGCGAAATTTCCCGTCATCGCCGCCGCCTTCCGGGACGCGGAACTGACGTACTCGCAGGTGCGGCTGCTGCGCCACCTCACCGTCGCCAATGAGCTGGAGCTGCTCTCCCTGGCGCTGTCCCTGTCCTACAGCGAACTCGAACTGGCGCTCGCCGGGCGTGATCAAGGTGGCGGTGGAGCCGACCCGGAACGAGACTCCTTCCGGATCTGGATCGACAAGAAAACCGGGCGATACCGCTTCACCGGCGACCTCAGCCCCGAGATGGGCGCGGCCTTTGCCGCGGCACTCAAAACCGGGGAACTCGCCAACCTGCGGGACCTCGCGGACGTCGACGAGGACCTGCTCGCCGACGACGACGCCTTGGGCGATCTCCTCGACGAAGCAGACGCCCCGAAAGAAGCGGAAGAGCCCGGGGACACGCCTGCGGTCACCCGCTTCGGACCGCCGCTGAATTCCAATCTGCTCTCCGGGCTGTTCGGAATGATCAACCTCGCCCGGTGCGCCCGCACCAGCACGCGCCGCGCGCCGGGTGCCCAGGTCCACGTGATGCTCACCGAGGACGGACATGCGTTCATGCCGTCCAATCCGGCGGCGCCCGCCGACGCCTTGATCTCCACGTTGCTCAACGGGGAGTTCCGCGGACATTTGCTCGACTCCAAAGGCGTGACCATGAAGATGGGGCGCGCCCGCCGTCTCATCTCCCATGGGCAGGAAACCGCGCTGCTCGCCCGTTGGCTGTTCCAGTGCGCCATGCCCGGCTGCAACCACACCCGGTTCCTGGAATTCCACCACCTGCAGGAATTTTCCCGCGGCGGCGCGACGGATCCGGAGAACCTGGTGCCGCTGTGTTCCGCCTGCCACTCATTGGTGACGCACGGCCTGGTCACCTTCGCCTTTGACCCCGCGAGCCCCGCTGATCTGCGCTTTTCCTTCCGCGACGGCAGCGTCTACGTGTCGAAAAACCGTGGGTTGCCGGTCCGGGACGCCGCCACAGAATCCA